A portion of the Nerophis lumbriciformis linkage group LG37, RoL_Nlum_v2.1, whole genome shotgun sequence genome contains these proteins:
- the LOC133577328 gene encoding uncharacterized protein encodes MCKVQKLRALVNQRLAAAVQEIFVAFERTLAEYDEELSRTKEEMERQRQLLDAVFHPEVRVQNADVLQSREMMSSGVEPKVEPPHVKEEEQEVDVEKFHVKSEEDDGEQVGWSQLHQSEEVTSRHGDDGGRRERATQVVQPNGDTIVAFVRGSTDESDRSDVESASLNPDNGLFKCHECGKTFSRLSDLKRHAHCHAGDRPFSCALCSYRFQTRSLLERHTRCHTGEKPYSCSLCDSTFSRRSGLQDHMRIHTGEKPFSCLVCHSRFTKRYTLVLHMRTHTGEKPFVCRFCGKAFSQQGVMRIHMRIHTGEKPFGCDACDRQFARKYQLERHRCVGRRSDAERWIPVTSHTSSS; translated from the exons ATGTGCAAAGTCCAAAAGCTGAGAGCGTTGGTGAATCAGCGACTCGCTGCTGCTGTTCAGGAAATATTTGTAGCGTTTGAAAGAACCCTAGCAGAGTACGATGAGGAACTTTCTCGAACGAAAGAGGAGATGGAGCGACAACGTCAACTCCTGGACGCCGTTTTCCATCCGGAAGTCCGTGTACAAAACGcag ACGTCCTACAGAGTCGAGAGATGATGAGCTCAGGGGTGGAGCCGAAGGTGGAGCCCCCCCACGTGAAAGAGGAAGAGCAGGAAGTGGATGTGGAAAAGTTCCACGTGAAGAGTGAAGAAGATGATGGAGAGCAAGTGGGGTGGTCACAGCTTCATCAAAGTGAGGAGGTGACGAGTCGTCATGGTGATGATGGAGGAAGACGCGAACGCGCCACTCAGGTTGTTCAACCTAACGGGGACACGATTGTAGCCTTTGTTCGCGGCAGCACGGACGAAAGTGACAGGAGCGACGTCGAAAGTGCGAGTCTTAACCCCGACAACGGGCTTTTCAAATGCCACGAGTGCGGGAAAACCTTTAGTCGGCTCTCGGACCTGAAAAGACATGCCCACTGTCACGCGGGAGACCGGCCGTTCAGCTGCGCCCTTTGCAGCTACCGATTCCAAACGCGCTCGTTGTTGGAGCGGCACACCCGCTGTCACACCGGGGAGAAACCTTACAGCTGCTCGCTCTGCGACTCCACCTTCAGCCGGCGCTCGGGGCTGCAGGATCACATGAGGATCCACACGGGGGAGAAGCCCTTCTCGTGTTTGGTGTGCCACAGCCGCTTCACCAAGCGCTACACGCTGGTGCTGCACATGAGGACCCACACCGGCGAGAAGCCCTTCGTCTGTCGGTTCTGTGGCAAGGCCTTTTCTCAGCAGGGGGTCATGAGGATACACATGCGCATACACACCGGGGAGAAGCCGTTTGGCTGCGACGCGTGCGATAGGCAGTTTGCGAGGAAATACCAGCTGGAAAGACATCGCTGTGTTGGTCGGAGAAGCGACGCTGAACGTTGGATTCCTGTCACCTCACACACTTCGAGTAGTTGA